One window of the Paenibacillus beijingensis genome contains the following:
- a CDS encoding ABC transporter permease encodes MSRRNSVEAVPLEPAAETAGGVRPERKPRFAFRFELDPSSKAAPWWTPIASVIAALVVCGIFIGANGMNPITVYAKMLSGAFGSSFGLTETLVKAIPLLLCGLGVAIAYKIAVWNIGAEGQFAVGAVAATAVTIYFPEMPMWATIPLMIAFSVVAGGIWGLFTAIPRTYFQVNELISSLMLNYVGLLLLDYLVFGPWRDPKGFNFPGTPMFSDAQSLPLIGDTRLHLGIVFALIAVVLYALTIRYTRWGYELRLIGANTDAAHNAGINIKRHILIVMAISGGLAGLAGMTEVAGVAHRLSYGISPGYGYTAIIVAWLAKLHPVGLLVASFLFGGLIVGGYSVQTIGLPSAISEMIQGAILFFLIAGDMAAKFRLRRSA; translated from the coding sequence ATGAGCCGTAGAAATTCTGTCGAAGCGGTACCGCTTGAGCCGGCCGCCGAAACTGCGGGCGGGGTCCGGCCGGAGCGCAAACCGCGGTTTGCATTCCGCTTTGAGCTCGATCCTTCTTCAAAGGCGGCTCCATGGTGGACGCCGATCGCGTCGGTTATCGCCGCGCTTGTCGTGTGCGGCATCTTCATCGGCGCCAACGGCATGAACCCGATTACCGTCTACGCCAAAATGCTGAGCGGCGCATTCGGTTCGTCATTCGGGCTGACCGAAACGCTTGTTAAAGCGATTCCGCTTCTGCTCTGCGGGCTGGGCGTCGCCATCGCTTATAAAATTGCGGTCTGGAACATCGGGGCCGAAGGACAGTTCGCTGTCGGCGCCGTCGCGGCTACGGCGGTTACGATATATTTTCCCGAAATGCCGATGTGGGCCACGATTCCGCTTATGATCGCGTTCAGCGTCGTGGCGGGCGGTATATGGGGGCTGTTCACAGCGATCCCGAGAACGTATTTTCAAGTTAACGAACTCATCTCGTCGCTCATGCTCAATTATGTGGGATTGCTGCTTCTGGACTATCTCGTATTCGGCCCGTGGCGCGACCCGAAGGGCTTCAACTTCCCGGGAACGCCGATGTTCTCGGACGCGCAGTCGCTTCCGCTCATCGGCGATACGCGGCTTCATCTCGGCATCGTATTCGCCCTGATCGCGGTCGTGCTGTACGCGCTCACGATCCGCTACACGCGCTGGGGTTACGAGCTGCGGCTGATCGGCGCCAATACGGACGCCGCGCATAATGCCGGCATCAATATTAAACGCCACATTTTGATCGTGATGGCGATCAGCGGCGGTCTGGCCGGCCTGGCGGGCATGACCGAGGTGGCAGGCGTAGCGCACCGTCTCTCGTACGGCATTTCGCCGGGTTACGGTTATACGGCCATTATTGTCGCCTGGCTGGCAAAGCTGCACCCGGTCGGGCTTCTGGTCGCTTCGTTCCTGTTCGGCGGATTGATCGTCGGCGGCTACAGCGTCCAGACGATCGGTCTCCCGTCGGCCATCTCCGAGATGATTCAAGGGGCAATCCTGTTCTTCCTTATTGCGGGCGACATGGCCGCCAAATTCCGGCTTCGCCGCAGCGCGTAA
- a CDS encoding ABC transporter permease yields the protein MDFTLQLIVAAISSGTPLLIATLGGILNERAGIIQLGTEGIMLMGAVTACITYLHTGSFVLTVLAVFAVSAVLGFVHAFMTVSLRANHIVSGLALTLFGAGLSAYIGKPISGTPLPATLPKLNLTFLDGIPVIGDIFGHLDILTWFSFLLVAAMHFFIHRTSWGLHLRAIGDNPATADVMGIRVQLFRYGYVVIGAMLIGLAGADLLLVNSPSWNEGMTAGRGWIAVALIIFARWNPFRALLCAYFFGALDTLGFRIQLTGSEIPSYFLKMIPYIVTILVLMFLGWRNKNKPSGSPEALGNPYIREQRF from the coding sequence ATGGATTTCACCTTGCAACTGATCGTCGCGGCCATCTCGTCGGGGACGCCGCTGCTCATCGCGACGCTGGGCGGCATTTTGAACGAACGCGCCGGCATTATTCAGCTCGGTACGGAAGGAATTATGCTGATGGGAGCGGTGACGGCTTGCATTACCTATCTGCATACCGGAAGCTTTGTGCTTACGGTTCTTGCCGTATTCGCCGTTTCGGCCGTGCTCGGATTCGTGCACGCGTTTATGACCGTCTCGCTGCGTGCGAACCACATTGTGAGCGGGCTTGCGCTCACGCTGTTCGGAGCCGGTCTTTCCGCATACATCGGCAAGCCGATCAGCGGAACGCCGCTGCCAGCGACGCTGCCGAAGCTGAACTTGACTTTTCTGGACGGCATTCCGGTAATCGGCGATATTTTCGGCCATTTGGACATATTGACCTGGTTCAGCTTCTTGCTTGTTGCGGCGATGCATTTCTTCATTCATCGCACGTCATGGGGGCTGCATCTGCGGGCGATCGGCGACAATCCCGCGACCGCGGACGTTATGGGCATCCGCGTACAGCTGTTCCGTTACGGCTACGTTGTTATCGGGGCGATGCTGATCGGTCTCGCGGGGGCTGATCTGCTGCTCGTAAACTCGCCGAGCTGGAACGAAGGCATGACGGCAGGACGCGGCTGGATCGCTGTAGCGCTCATCATTTTTGCCCGTTGGAATCCGTTCCGCGCGCTGCTGTGCGCTTACTTCTTCGGGGCGCTCGATACGCTCGGCTTCCGCATCCAGCTTACGGGAAGCGAAATTCCGTCCTATTTCCTGAAAATGATTCCGTACATCGTGACGATTCTCGTCCTGATGTTTCTCGGCTGGCGCAACAAAAACAAGCCTTCCGGTTCTCCCGAAGCGCTCGGCAACCCGTATATCCGCGAGCAGCGCTTCTAG
- a CDS encoding FAD binding domain-containing protein, giving the protein MFAFGTHQKSEVLRPVNLDEALQWRRAYSGDAVYISGGTLLRAQWENESAFMPPQLIDLRGIAGMSGIEEREGAIHIGAQTILAACRQHPLLQQYAPALMEAVRGIAAPSIRNLATIGGNVVSATGDCLPALLVYGADLVWYDETGMFTEPLLEWLRIRGSGMMTSERILTAVRIPIRAQQSESKPIHFYQKVGRREAFTPSVATISVYAAVGKDGVLSDVRIAGGGGATFAHRLTAAEKLCEGARLGDAALPPAVFKAVMNQFQAFGDAFASAEYRVKTAANLAASAVWTNGKSR; this is encoded by the coding sequence ATGTTCGCATTTGGGACTCATCAGAAATCAGAAGTATTAAGGCCGGTGAATCTTGATGAGGCCCTGCAGTGGAGAAGGGCGTACAGCGGCGATGCCGTCTACATCTCCGGCGGCACACTGCTGAGGGCGCAGTGGGAAAACGAAAGCGCGTTTATGCCGCCGCAGCTGATCGATTTGCGCGGCATTGCAGGAATGAGCGGCATTGAGGAGCGGGAGGGCGCAATCCATATTGGAGCCCAAACGATTCTTGCCGCTTGCCGGCAGCACCCGCTGCTGCAGCAGTATGCTCCCGCGCTTATGGAGGCGGTTCGCGGCATCGCCGCTCCTTCCATCCGAAATCTTGCCACCATCGGCGGCAATGTCGTTTCGGCTACCGGCGATTGCTTGCCGGCGCTTCTCGTCTACGGGGCTGATCTTGTTTGGTACGATGAGACGGGTATGTTTACGGAGCCGCTTCTTGAATGGCTTCGGATCAGAGGGTCCGGCATGATGACGTCGGAGAGGATTCTTACCGCTGTCCGGATTCCGATCCGGGCGCAGCAGAGCGAGTCAAAGCCGATTCATTTCTATCAGAAAGTCGGCCGCCGCGAAGCTTTTACACCGTCGGTTGCTACGATATCGGTATATGCGGCCGTCGGGAAAGACGGCGTGCTGAGCGATGTCCGCATCGCGGGTGGGGGCGGAGCCACCTTTGCGCACCGGCTCACTGCCGCAGAGAAGCTTTGCGAAGGGGCGCGCCTTGGAGATGCAGCGCTGCCGCCCGCCGTGTTTAAAGCGGTCATGAATCAGTTTCAGGCTTTCGGCGACGCATTCGCAAGCGCCGAATATCGTGTGAAAACGGCGGCCAATCTGGCCGCTTCGGCAGTATGGACAAACGGAAAAAGCCGATAA
- the pucD gene encoding xanthine dehydrogenase subunit D, whose amino-acid sequence MSKILNRTTSGGRWRKRPDGPDKVGGRLEYLTDMTVPGMLVGRVLRSSHPHARIRSINTAKALGLAGVRAVITHQDVPGLNRFGIAFPHQPVFCSDVARYMGDAIAAVAADSDDIAEQALRLIEVDYEPLPVLSDPALALNGDAPLLHEDGNLLHRSEYKSGSPDEGFAKCTHIIENTYFTPRQMHTYMETEGGLFIPEANGNLTVYSATQHGLMDRMQLSRILAKAENEIRVISSPIGGSFGGKDELNVQPYGALLALKTGQPVRIHNSRMESIRAGLKRHPMRITMKTGIDAEGKLIAHRVHVLSDTGAYATLGAEVLNFAVEHVIGPYLYEHVEVEGVSVYTNNGVSGEFRGFGGNQAIFALEGQMDRLADAIGMDPWEFRALNLRRSGDPGPLGQPIVQTDGAKQVWEALANSALWKEKQICIGTASSSDEPWIRTGIGAAITMHGAGLGYGIPDPAGGIIRLASDGKIEAVFGYEEFGQGLIATLEQMLMEQFGFAPEDIRIIIGDTDVVPDSGSSTASRATSMMWMALKRLHPDVNAALKASAAAIAGEAADRLTVGAGGIWKDGQLLLTYGELAAKHEGEPISCSTTFSYPTTSEKRVGAHFLYTYAAAAVKVEVNTLTGRVRVVDQYQAIAAGPVANPQGYLGQIEGGGAMALGFTLSEDAVMDTGSRYRTLNMDTYLVPTIADQSDVTVEAIEDLPEGDSYGPRGVGEIGSVTLAPAICAAVYEAVGIRVQKLPIEPEMIQQMPFLTEEAVSKDDQQTEYQHG is encoded by the coding sequence TTGTCGAAAATACTCAATCGGACAACAAGCGGCGGCAGATGGCGTAAGCGGCCGGACGGACCGGATAAAGTGGGCGGTAGGCTGGAGTATCTGACCGACATGACCGTACCCGGCATGCTCGTCGGACGGGTGCTGCGGAGCAGCCACCCTCACGCCCGGATCCGCTCGATCAACACGGCTAAGGCGCTCGGCCTTGCGGGCGTGCGCGCCGTTATTACGCATCAGGATGTTCCGGGGCTGAACCGCTTCGGCATCGCTTTTCCGCATCAGCCTGTTTTTTGCAGCGATGTGGCTCGCTATATGGGAGACGCCATTGCAGCCGTTGCCGCAGACAGCGACGATATTGCCGAGCAGGCGCTTCGCCTGATCGAGGTCGATTATGAACCGCTGCCGGTGCTCAGCGATCCGGCTCTTGCGCTGAACGGGGATGCTCCGCTTCTTCACGAAGACGGCAATTTGCTGCACCGGTCGGAATACAAGTCCGGCAGTCCGGACGAAGGCTTCGCGAAGTGCACTCATATTATAGAAAATACGTATTTCACTCCGCGTCAAATGCATACGTACATGGAGACGGAGGGCGGCTTGTTCATCCCTGAGGCGAATGGGAATCTGACCGTATATTCGGCTACCCAGCACGGCCTGATGGACCGGATGCAGCTGTCGCGCATTCTTGCCAAGGCCGAGAACGAAATCCGCGTCATCTCCAGCCCGATCGGCGGCTCCTTCGGAGGCAAAGACGAGCTGAACGTTCAACCGTACGGCGCGCTGCTTGCGCTTAAGACGGGACAGCCCGTGCGCATTCACAATTCCAGAATGGAATCCATCCGCGCGGGGCTGAAGCGCCATCCGATGCGGATTACGATGAAGACGGGGATAGACGCGGAAGGCAAACTGATCGCCCACCGCGTCCATGTGCTTTCGGATACGGGTGCGTATGCGACGCTTGGCGCTGAGGTGCTGAACTTCGCGGTCGAGCACGTCATCGGACCTTACCTTTATGAGCATGTGGAAGTCGAAGGCGTATCCGTTTATACAAACAACGGCGTTTCCGGCGAGTTCCGCGGGTTCGGCGGCAACCAGGCCATCTTTGCACTGGAAGGTCAAATGGACCGGCTGGCGGATGCGATCGGAATGGATCCGTGGGAATTCCGGGCGCTCAACCTCCGCCGCAGCGGCGATCCCGGCCCGCTCGGCCAGCCGATCGTACAAACCGACGGTGCGAAGCAGGTATGGGAGGCACTCGCAAACAGCGCGCTCTGGAAGGAGAAGCAGATATGCATCGGAACCGCATCGTCATCTGACGAGCCGTGGATCCGAACCGGTATCGGGGCCGCCATTACGATGCACGGCGCCGGACTCGGTTACGGCATTCCCGATCCGGCCGGCGGCATCATCCGGCTGGCGTCCGACGGGAAGATTGAAGCCGTATTCGGATATGAGGAATTCGGCCAGGGACTTATCGCCACGCTGGAGCAGATGCTGATGGAGCAGTTCGGGTTTGCGCCGGAAGACATCCGGATCATCATCGGCGACACCGATGTCGTGCCGGACAGCGGCTCCAGCACCGCTTCGCGGGCGACAAGCATGATGTGGATGGCGCTGAAGCGGCTGCATCCGGACGTGAATGCCGCGCTCAAGGCTTCTGCAGCTGCTATAGCGGGCGAAGCTGCAGACCGGCTGACTGTCGGCGCCGGCGGCATATGGAAGGATGGACAGCTGCTGCTGACATACGGCGAGCTGGCCGCCAAACATGAGGGCGAGCCGATCAGCTGCTCCACGACGTTCAGCTACCCGACCACATCGGAAAAAAGGGTAGGCGCCCACTTCCTGTACACTTATGCCGCCGCAGCGGTCAAGGTGGAAGTAAACACGCTTACCGGGCGCGTCCGGGTCGTAGACCAGTATCAGGCGATTGCGGCCGGACCGGTCGCCAATCCGCAAGGGTATTTGGGACAAATTGAAGGCGGCGGCGCAATGGCGCTCGGCTTCACGCTCTCGGAGGATGCCGTCATGGATACGGGCAGCCGTTACCGGACGCTCAATATGGACACGTACCTCGTTCCGACCATTGCCGATCAGAGCGATGTTACGGTGGAAGCGATCGAAGATTTGCCGGAAGGCGACAGCTACGGTCCCCGCGGAGTCGGCGAGATCGGTTCGGTTACGCTGGCGCCCGCCATTTGCGCAGCCGTTTATGAAGCGGTCGGCATTCGGGTGCAGAAGCTGCCGATTGAGCCGGAAATGATTCAGCAAATGCCATTTTTGACAGAAGAGGCGGTGAGCAAGGATGATCAACAAACCGAATACCAGCACGGATAA
- a CDS encoding (2Fe-2S)-binding protein: protein MINKPNTSTDKQETSASVAATEVTPSKQTAEYELKCEINGVPVSTATEPSRRLLHILRDDLGLTGTKRSCEIGRCGACMVLMDGKPVNSCLTMAYQCEGASITTIEGLTDARSERIKEAFLQEGGFQCGYCTPGMVVSTKALLDDNPCPGRAEIEEGLSGNICRCTGYGGIVRAVCRAAELEGEERGQ, encoded by the coding sequence ATGATCAACAAACCGAATACCAGCACGGATAAGCAGGAAACAAGCGCATCTGTGGCGGCAACCGAGGTGACCCCATCCAAGCAAACGGCTGAGTACGAACTGAAATGCGAAATTAACGGTGTGCCGGTGTCAACGGCAACCGAGCCTTCGCGTCGATTGCTGCACATTCTTCGCGACGATTTGGGGCTGACGGGAACGAAGCGGTCGTGCGAGATCGGCCGCTGCGGTGCATGCATGGTGCTGATGGACGGCAAACCGGTCAATTCGTGTCTGACGATGGCCTACCAATGCGAAGGGGCCAGCATTACGACCATTGAAGGGCTGACCGACGCGAGATCGGAGAGGATTAAGGAAGCTTTCCTGCAAGAAGGCGGCTTCCAGTGCGGATATTGCACGCCGGGCATGGTCGTCTCGACCAAGGCGCTGCTGGATGACAATCCGTGCCCGGGTCGGGCGGAGATCGAAGAAGGATTAAGCGGCAATATTTGCCGCTGCACCGGCTACGGCGGTATCGTCAGGGCGGTATGCCGGGCAGCGGAACTGGAGGGTGAGGAACGTGGGCAATAA
- a CDS encoding nucleoside deaminase, whose product MGNNIGGFDHLFYLRRAIEISKAARAAGNTPFGSLLVDKEGNILLEQGNIEITESNCTGHAETTLMEAASKKYSKAFLWDCTLYTSVEPCAMCAGSIYWGNVGSVVYGMSEKKLLEITGSNEQNPSFDLPCREVFARGQKPVTVIGPFPEIVDEVIAAHEGYWT is encoded by the coding sequence GTGGGCAATAACATCGGCGGATTTGACCATCTTTTTTACTTGCGGCGGGCGATCGAGATTTCCAAGGCTGCCCGGGCAGCCGGCAATACGCCGTTCGGCAGCCTGCTCGTCGACAAGGAAGGCAATATTTTGCTGGAGCAGGGTAACATCGAAATTACCGAATCGAACTGTACCGGCCATGCGGAGACGACGCTGATGGAAGCGGCCTCCAAGAAGTACTCCAAAGCTTTTTTGTGGGACTGCACGCTGTACACGTCCGTCGAACCTTGTGCGATGTGCGCCGGCTCCATCTACTGGGGCAACGTCGGCAGTGTCGTTTACGGCATGTCGGAAAAAAAATTGCTGGAGATTACCGGCAGCAACGAACAAAATCCGTCGTTTGACTTACCATGCCGCGAAGTGTTCGCAAGAGGCCAGAAGCCGGTAACGGTGATCGGTCCTTTTCCCGAAATCGTGGATGAGGTAATCGCGGCACATGAGGGGTATTGGACATGA
- the uraD gene encoding 2-oxo-4-hydroxy-4-carboxy-5-ureidoimidazoline decarboxylase: MTITLKQLNEMSKEQFAEALGSIFEHSPWVAEAAHGSGPFASVEELHSRMVEAAKNAPEEKVLALLRSHPDLATRLAMTDYSVSEQKGAGLDQLSPEEFETFSSLNREYVGKFGFPFILAVRGKNKDDILASLRQRIHYDRAQEWNEALAQIARITGFRLADLVQA, encoded by the coding sequence ATGACGATCACATTGAAGCAGTTGAATGAAATGAGCAAGGAGCAGTTTGCGGAAGCGCTCGGCAGCATTTTCGAGCATTCGCCGTGGGTGGCGGAGGCGGCGCACGGCAGCGGGCCGTTCGCCTCGGTGGAGGAGCTGCACAGCAGGATGGTCGAGGCGGCCAAGAACGCGCCGGAGGAAAAGGTGCTGGCGCTGCTGCGGTCGCATCCGGATTTGGCGACGAGGCTGGCGATGACCGATTATTCCGTTTCCGAGCAAAAAGGGGCGGGCCTCGACCAGCTCAGCCCGGAGGAGTTCGAAACGTTTTCGTCGCTTAACCGCGAATATGTCGGGAAGTTCGGGTTCCCGTTTATTTTGGCGGTGCGCGGCAAAAACAAGGACGACATCCTGGCGTCGCTGCGGCAGCGGATTCACTACGACCGGGCGCAGGAATGGAACGAGGCGCTCGCCCAAATCGCGCGCATCACCGGCTTCAGGCTTGCAGATCTCGTCCAGGCGTAA
- the uraH gene encoding hydroxyisourate hydrolase — protein sequence MSGRLTTHVLDTAHGKPAGGMKLQLWKLAEGSAPELLGEARTNDDGRLEAPLLQAETMVPGGYELVFFAGDYFRELAAAAGVPALDFLDLIPVRFNISEPGQHYHVPLLVAPGGYSTYRGS from the coding sequence ATGAGCGGGCGTTTGACGACTCATGTATTGGATACGGCGCACGGCAAGCCGGCCGGCGGCATGAAGCTGCAGCTGTGGAAGCTGGCGGAAGGTTCCGCGCCCGAGCTGCTCGGCGAAGCGCGCACGAACGACGACGGCCGGCTGGAGGCGCCGCTGCTGCAGGCGGAAACGATGGTTCCTGGCGGGTACGAGCTTGTGTTTTTCGCGGGCGATTATTTCCGGGAACTGGCAGCCGCTGCCGGAGTGCCGGCACTCGATTTTCTGGATCTCATTCCGGTGCGCTTCAACATTAGCGAGCCCGGCCAGCATTACCATGTGCCGCTGCTCGTCGCTCCCGGCGGCTACAGCACGTACCGCGGAAGCTAG
- the allB gene encoding allantoinase AllB has translation MSERFDTIIRGGLVVLEGRDEPVKLDIGIKDGKIAELAPRLEGESASELNAEGKIVLPGGIDMHVHFNEPGMSHWEGFPTGSASLAAGGFTAYADMPLNGLPPTVDIPALNMKAELAAGRSAVDYAFWGGLVPGKLDQLEALAEAGVIAFKAFMSSPGGEGEGRFTEVDELTLYRGMERIASFGGILALHAENDALTSLLAQEAIAAGRTGALDYAASRPPVAELEAVNRALFYAQQTGCKLHFVHISTPEAIDLIDSAKKSGMDVTNETCPHYLILTEKDMERLGPVAKCAPPLRDSDRVEAMWERLAAGKIDMVTSDHSPCTTELKDPTGKTFFDSWGGISGAQSSLELLFHEGVNRRKLPVGLLARVFSEGPARRFGLYPAKGAIAKGFDADLAIIDPNESYMLTAERLLYRNRHSPYTGMEFSCRVSATLCRGQLVYTAEDGIVKAAGGARLSVKPGKALKV, from the coding sequence ATGTCAGAGCGGTTTGATACGATCATACGCGGCGGGCTCGTCGTTCTGGAAGGCCGGGATGAGCCGGTTAAGCTCGATATCGGCATCAAAGACGGCAAAATCGCCGAACTGGCTCCGCGCTTGGAAGGAGAAAGCGCGTCCGAGCTGAATGCGGAAGGAAAAATCGTGCTCCCGGGCGGCATCGATATGCACGTTCATTTCAACGAGCCGGGCATGAGCCACTGGGAAGGATTCCCTACCGGCTCGGCGTCGCTTGCGGCGGGAGGTTTTACCGCTTACGCGGATATGCCGCTGAACGGGCTGCCGCCTACTGTCGATATTCCCGCACTGAATATGAAAGCGGAGCTCGCCGCCGGGCGTTCGGCGGTGGATTACGCGTTCTGGGGCGGCCTCGTGCCGGGCAAGCTCGATCAGCTCGAGGCTTTGGCGGAAGCCGGCGTGATCGCCTTTAAGGCGTTTATGTCCAGTCCCGGAGGCGAAGGCGAAGGCCGGTTCACCGAGGTGGACGAACTGACGCTTTACCGGGGGATGGAGCGGATCGCTTCCTTCGGCGGCATTCTTGCGCTGCATGCCGAGAACGATGCGCTCACTTCGCTGCTGGCGCAGGAGGCGATTGCCGCGGGCCGGACGGGCGCCCTCGATTATGCGGCGTCAAGGCCGCCGGTGGCGGAGCTCGAGGCGGTCAACCGCGCGCTCTTTTATGCGCAGCAGACCGGATGCAAGCTGCATTTTGTCCATATCAGCACTCCGGAAGCGATCGACCTGATCGATTCCGCGAAAAAAAGCGGCATGGACGTGACGAACGAGACGTGCCCTCATTATTTGATCTTGACGGAGAAGGATATGGAGCGGCTTGGGCCTGTTGCCAAATGCGCGCCGCCGCTGCGCGATTCCGACCGGGTTGAAGCGATGTGGGAGCGGCTGGCGGCCGGCAAGATCGACATGGTCACCTCCGATCATTCCCCTTGCACGACGGAGCTGAAGGACCCGACCGGGAAAACGTTTTTCGACAGCTGGGGCGGCATTTCTGGCGCTCAAAGCTCGCTGGAGCTGCTGTTCCACGAAGGCGTCAACCGGCGCAAGCTTCCGGTGGGACTGCTCGCGCGGGTATTCTCGGAAGGACCGGCGCGCCGTTTCGGCCTTTACCCGGCCAAAGGCGCGATCGCGAAAGGATTCGACGCCGATCTGGCGATTATCGATCCGAATGAAAGCTATATGCTGACTGCGGAGCGGCTGCTGTACCGGAACCGCCACAGCCCGTACACGGGCATGGAATTTTCGTGCCGGGTAAGTGCGACGCTCTGCAGGGGACAGCTTGTATATACAGCCGAAGACGGAATCGTGAAAGCTGCGGGCGGCGCCCGCCTTTCCGTTAAGCCGGGCAAGGCGTTGAAAGTATAA
- the allC gene encoding allantoate deiminase: MRTENAKSASAVMMKLLEEMALFSADAERADGGAGAVSKAAEGKDPGSRETDSAVHAASGGTSSTGLVSGGNKPQSPVVTTGQAPAGSGPNEERGRGVTRLLYTGAWREAQHYLAERMREFGLTARFDRVGNLYGRLQGTDPASKVILTGSHIDTVRSGGHYDGAYGIAAGIAALVSLKERFGPPRRTLEVVSLCEEEGSRFPLSYWGSGNATGVYDLRSAATYADPDGVTMQAAMEASGFGADAQPDPLRDDLEAFVEAHIEQGVILERTGERIGIVSAIVGQRRYTLTLEGEANHAGTTPMTMRQDALAGTAEMMLAAETEALRHGEPLVATIGRLNVKPNTPNVVPGAVSFTLDVRHSDEAELSAFCELLLGQFEAIAAKRSLKLTCDLWMNAKPAPMDEELSGRLQSICAAKGMAHRTMVSGAGHDAQLFSAVCPTAMLFVPSRRGISHSPDEYSSPEALADGLGVLTELLYQLAYEER, from the coding sequence GTGCGGACGGAGAACGCAAAGTCGGCTTCGGCCGTAATGATGAAGCTGCTGGAGGAAATGGCGCTGTTCAGCGCGGATGCGGAACGTGCAGACGGAGGCGCGGGTGCTGTTTCTAAAGCGGCTGAAGGCAAAGATCCGGGCAGCCGGGAGACAGACTCGGCCGTACATGCGGCATCCGGCGGGACGTCGTCCACGGGATTGGTGTCCGGAGGGAACAAGCCCCAAAGTCCGGTCGTTACAACCGGACAGGCGCCCGCCGGCAGCGGTCCAAACGAAGAACGCGGCCGCGGCGTAACGCGGCTGCTCTACACCGGAGCCTGGCGCGAGGCGCAGCATTATTTGGCCGAGCGGATGCGCGAATTCGGGCTGACGGCAAGGTTCGACCGGGTCGGCAATTTGTACGGTCGGCTGCAGGGGACGGATCCCGCAAGCAAGGTGATCCTGACCGGCTCGCACATCGATACGGTACGTTCCGGCGGCCATTACGACGGGGCGTACGGCATCGCGGCCGGTATTGCGGCGCTCGTATCGCTTAAGGAGCGGTTCGGTCCGCCGCGGCGGACGCTTGAGGTCGTGTCGCTGTGCGAGGAGGAAGGGAGCCGCTTTCCGCTCTCTTACTGGGGCTCGGGCAATGCGACCGGCGTCTACGACTTGCGCAGCGCGGCGACCTATGCCGATCCGGACGGCGTCACGATGCAGGCGGCGATGGAAGCGTCCGGTTTCGGAGCGGACGCGCAGCCGGACCCGCTGCGGGACGATTTGGAAGCGTTCGTGGAGGCGCATATCGAGCAGGGCGTCATTCTCGAGCGCACCGGCGAGCGGATCGGCATCGTGAGCGCGATTGTCGGCCAGCGGCGTTATACGCTTACGCTGGAGGGAGAAGCGAACCATGCGGGTACGACCCCGATGACGATGCGCCAGGATGCGCTCGCCGGTACGGCCGAGATGATGCTGGCGGCCGAAACGGAAGCGCTCCGCCACGGCGAACCGCTCGTCGCTACGATCGGGCGCTTGAACGTAAAGCCGAACACGCCGAACGTCGTGCCGGGAGCTGTCAGCTTTACACTCGATGTCCGGCATTCGGACGAAGCGGAGCTGTCGGCCTTTTGCGAGCTTCTGCTCGGCCAGTTCGAAGCGATCGCCGCGAAGCGGTCGCTGAAGCTTACTTGCGATTTATGGATGAATGCCAAACCCGCTCCGATGGACGAAGAGCTGTCGGGCCGGCTTCAGAGCATTTGCGCAGCGAAAGGCATGGCGCACCGCACGATGGTAAGCGGCGCCGGACACGATGCGCAGCTGTTCAGCGCCGTATGCCCGACCGCAATGCTGTTCGTGCCGAGCCGACGGGGCATCAGCCATTCCCCGGACGAATATTCGTCGCCGGAAGCGCTGGCGGACGGACTCGGCGTTTTGACGGAGTTACTATATCAACTGGCTTATGAGGAGCGATAA